Genomic window (Lusitaniella coriacea LEGE 07157):
TTGTTTCGTGAGTGATTTCCTGTGGTACCTCACTGATTCTTTGCTTGCAGAGGTTGACTCCATTGGGATATCTTGTCAGTTGCGCGATCGCGTACCGCTCAACGCTACACTGCTATTCTCCACTCTTCTGCACCATCACTCCCGATGCCAAATCTTAATCGTCGCGTCTTCACCCCCAGTTGCCAGCATTTGACCATCTGGACTGAAAGCAACTGCCAATCCTTCTGTCGAATGTTCTGTGAGCATACAAATTTCTTGACTCGTACTGACTTCCCAAAATCTGATTCGTTCATCTCGCCCACAACTAGCAACAGTCTGACCATCTGGACTCAAAGCAATCATACAATCCGTATCAATGGGAATCGTCCACATTTCCTGTCCTGTTGCTAAATCCCAAAGTTTCATCGTCTCGTCCATGCTACTGCTGGCAAAAATTTTGCAATCTTGGCTAATGGCAACAGAATAAACGACATCTTGGTGATTTCTTAAGGTATAAAGTTCCTGTCTCGTTTTCAAATTAAAGATTTTGATATCACATCCAGAAGCACTTGCTAAAATTTCTCCATCCGAACTAACAGTCATATCATCAATACTCTCAACATATTGAGTCAAAATGCAGAGTTCTTGCCCCGTTTTGATATTCCACAACCTGAGTGAGGGTTTTTCATAATACGAATCGCTTCCACTAATAAGGGTTTGGCTATCTGGAGTAATAGCAATACTAATCGATTCGCTTGAATATCCAGGTAGATGGTGCAGTTCTCGACCTGTCGCCATGTCCCAAATCTTTATGGCGCTGGGAATCGTACCGTTAGCACTGCAACTCGCAATAAACTGACTATCAGCACTCATTACAACGCCTTGAATAGCGTCACTAATTTTGCCATCATTTTGCCTTAAAGTATGAATTTCCTGTTCGGTCTTTAAGTTCCAGCTTTTAACAGTACCATCCCAACTTCCACTGACAAGTTTTTGACTGTCTGGACTAAAGACGATCGAACTAACACTTTCTTCATGTCCAATGAGGGTGCGAACACAACACCAATTTTGATTTTTAGGGTTTGTCATAGCGAGAATGTCAACATTTAAAGAAATATAGTGAATACGACTAATGCAATGGTGAAAAACGCCCCAATTACCATTTGTTTTGATAAATAGGTGATTATCCAAAAAATAAAATTTAGTAAAATTGTCATCCCTGCTCCCACGAAAACACTTCTTAAAAACCTCCATCTCTTCATTATTGCTGTCCACAATAAGAGAGGAGTAACATAAAGAAACTGCGATACTCCAAGGAAAACAGAAATGATTGCCAAAATATCTATATCAAGACGCTCGGGTCTTACAGGATTGCCAGGTTCATAATAAAATATAGCGGGCAAAAAAAGAACAACAGCTATTACTGCATTGAGAAGAATCAAAGTTTTAATAATGTCAGAGTCAACTGAATCTCTGTATTTTCTTCTCATTATTAAAGTATTTCAAAAATAATCACTTCATAAGAAAAGGGCGCAAGCATTGCGCCCCTACGAATTCCGATTAATATTTGTCGTGAGTTAAACGACCACTTTCTTTGCTAAACCCAATGCACGCAACACTTGGATTGCCCACCAGGTCATATCGATTTCCCACCAACGCAGTCCGGCTTTTGCCACGCGAGGATGTGCGTGATGGTTGTTGTGCCACCCTTCTCCATAGGTTAACAGGGCTGCCCACCATAGGTTGCGCGAACCGTCTGGAACGTCAAAGGTGCGATAACCGCGCATATGGCTGGCGGAGTTGATTAACCAAGTACTGTGCCACAGGACGACGGCGCGTAAGAATACGCCCCAAATGACAAAAGACCATCCCCCTAAAGCGTAGAGCAATAAGCCCAAGGGCAGTTGCAACCAGAGAAAGTTACGGTTGAGCCAGCGATAGTAGGAATCGCGTTCTAAATCCGGTGCAGACTTTTTATAGATTTCGTAGTTGAAAAATTGGTCGCGGAGGAACAATATCCAAAGCATATGACTCCACCAGAACCCGCGACTTGCGGCGTAGGGGTCTTTGGCTTCATCTTCGGTATGGGCGTGGTGCAGGCGATGTCCGGAAACCCAGAAGATGGGCCCGCCTTGCAAGGCTAGCGCGCCGAGGGTTGCAAGGATATATTCCAACCATTTTGGGACTTGTAAACTGCGATGGGTGAGGAGGCGATGGTAACCCAAACAAATCCCAATACTACCGAAAAGCCAGTGTAGGAAGAGGGTTACGCCGAGGGCAGACCAGGAGAAGAAGAAGGGGCTTAGGAGGGCAAGGGCGTGGAAGGCTCCGAAAAACGCCACACTGGGCCAAGAGAGCGTGCCTTTTTGCTCGCTCTGTGCAGCAACGAGTTGTTGTGTCATTAATTACTTATCCTTGGGGAATGGAAGGAAGTAGCTTATATAATGCGGCTCTGCGAGATCGCGGACGTATCCGAACCCTCTCTTCTCAACTGACCTAAATTTGTCAGCTATAATCATATAGCAGAGATGCAAGTACTACTTACATTTCTCAATGTAACAGAGATTTTTAATAACTGCAAGTGTCACTTGCATCCAATTGAA
Coding sequences:
- a CDS encoding WD40 repeat domain-containing protein; protein product: MTNPKNQNWCCVRTLIGHEESVSSIVFSPDSQKLVSGSWDGTVKSWNLKTEQEIHTLRQNDGKISDAIQGVVMSADSQFIASCSANGTIPSAIKIWDMATGRELHHLPGYSSESISIAITPDSQTLISGSDSYYEKPSLRLWNIKTGQELCILTQYVESIDDMTVSSDGEILASASGCDIKIFNLKTRQELYTLRNHQDVVYSVAISQDCKIFASSSMDETMKLWDLATGQEMWTIPIDTDCMIALSPDGQTVASCGRDERIRFWEVSTSQEICMLTEHSTEGLAVAFSPDGQMLATGGEDATIKIWHRE
- a CDS encoding acyl-CoA desaturase; the protein is MTQQLVAAQSEQKGTLSWPSVAFFGAFHALALLSPFFFSWSALGVTLFLHWLFGSIGICLGYHRLLTHRSLQVPKWLEYILATLGALALQGGPIFWVSGHRLHHAHTEDEAKDPYAASRGFWWSHMLWILFLRDQFFNYEIYKKSAPDLERDSYYRWLNRNFLWLQLPLGLLLYALGGWSFVIWGVFLRAVVLWHSTWLINSASHMRGYRTFDVPDGSRNLWWAALLTYGEGWHNNHHAHPRVAKAGLRWWEIDMTWWAIQVLRALGLAKKVVV